TTGCTGTTCATACTCTTCACGTACATCATGTACAGCCTGAGGAATATCCATTGCTTGGTCAGTGACCACAAAGAGGTCGAAATCGTTGTATGGACGTTCTTCTCCCTCATGTACTACACATGCACCTTCCCCTCTACCATACCCACCGCCGAGGATGACGGCTTGGCAGTGTGATCCAAACCCTTGGGCGATGCGTGAGCCCAAGTTGTTGAGGGTGGTAGCGAGAAAGCTCTCGAATGTATCTGATCCCGCATAGGAGTACCGTTCATTATTGCTCATGAATTATTTCCTTAAGTCCTTGTAGGAACCCCTTCCTACGACCTCGCAGTTGTGAGAACCGTAGTATCGGCGAGCGGACCAAAAGAGAGGGATGCCCTTTCCGTATTGCATAGACATAGTCGCTCTTGATCTGACGGAGAAATGGTAGCAGAGAGTAGCGTAGGAAGGATCTCTCCCACGCCTTCCATGTGAAGATATGGGCCTCTGCTCTCCCTTCTCCCTGGTGACGTTTATAGAACTGTGATGGGGTATAGTTATGCGAGTGGTAGACTTGGGAGTCCTTCGCATAGGAAATGATCCATCCTTCCTGTCTTGCCCGCCATGTCCAGTCGATGTCCTCAGAGTAGGTGATATCTGTCCTGAATGGCATGCTCTCCCACACTGATCGCCGGATTGCGGAACTGGCCATAGAAAAACAGTGTTTCCAAGTTTTTTGTCTTTCCCCATCTCCAAACGTATCCTCGGTATCCTTGGCAAACAGAGGTTTGCAGTCAGGTCTTGGCACCTGTCTGCCGAATACGGCAGCTACATTTTCACTGAAGCCTGCGAGTAGACATTCCAACCAGTGTTCATCAAGAGGGGTGCAATCGGAGTTGAGGAATACTACAAAGGGTTGTGATGGATCCACTGCTTGCATGGCGCGGTTAAGCACATCCCCCGGGATATACGTTCCGGCAGGTACACGATGAACCGTTACATTTTGTGAGGCTAGATAATCCTGCGTGCCATCACTCGAGTCGTTGTCAAAGACATGCACCGTAACAGCAAGACTTTGCTTAAAAACCATTGCAAGTGTATCTTTTAAGTAGTGCAGGTCATTGTGGCTTCTAATGACTACCGGGATTGCTCTTGCTTCAGACATCGGTCAATTTCCCCTTTCATGATGGCGTATAAGCCATCCAAGCGCTTTGGTTTCTGCTCGACTTGCACATTTGAGGCATAGGAAGCAACCGATGCATGGTGTTCTATGGCATATCCGTGCATGCCTTTCAATGGTCGTTCTCCCATATGACTTGGCACCAAGAGTACCCCAGGGTTCAGCAGGTAGAAATCATCTCCATAGCGATTATCAGGAAAATCGATTCCGTAGCGATTCATTGTCTCCTGACTGAGAAAGGCACCACAATCAAGCGATTTCAAAGCTTCCCTGATTATCTCCTCAGCATGGGGTTTGAGGTACCAGAATCGGGCCATCGTCGAGTCATACACAGCAGCGTAGTCCTTTCCAAACACCAGCCCTGTATTTTCGATATAGGGCATAAGATCACAGGTGCTCTCAATATCCGTCATTCCATGGTCCGAGAACAGGTGTACCCGTACCTCTTCATACTGTTCATGGGCAGTGGCGAGCAAGGTGCGAAGCTGCTCCTCATACCATTTGATCTTCTCTTCAACCGGTTTTGCTTGTGTTCCCCATTGGTGCAGGATTGCATCCATGCTTGCCATGTAGAGATAGGCAAATTGCACATTTCTCTTCGGATCAGTCAGTGATTGGGTGAGCGCAGTAAGGTTCTCTGTCTCGCTTGCTTTCCAATCTGAAAGAAAGAAATCCAGCCGGTTGTCCCTGGCGTAATCCATGATGGTATCGCTGCCGCTGTTGATACCCCCCCTTTGGTAGAGGTCCTTCTTCTCTGTATAGTCGAAGGAGGGCAGCAACTTGAACGGCATGTTGTAAATATTGAAGTATCCGGTATATCCGAGACGACGGCGTAGGATACGACTCGCTATATTGCGTACCCTACCTCGGCTGGATAAGGATTTTGGGACCAGGCGCATCAGTTGAATGAACAGACATCGTCTGAATGGAGAGTGTTCTGGGTCATAGGCGAAAAAGGAAAAGTGGCCATGGTCACGTGGTAATAGCCCTGTGAGAATGGTAGGGTCACAGGTTGAGCTATATCCGAAAATGGTGTCTAGTGGTTGCTTATGGGTCAGTACATCATCCAGGAAAGGATGTGTTTTCATCAGATCCCACCCGAAAGCATCGATAAAGACACAGATGCTGACTGATTTCTTTTTCAACCCTTGCCTCCCTATGAAGAGAATGAGGCCAGAGCTTCCTCTCGTGAGTTGTAGACTTCCATGATCTGATGCAATCGTACGAGTTCGAACAGTACTCGTACCGGCTTGGTGACGTTGCAAAGCTTCAGTTCACCCTCTTTCTGATTGAGCCTTTTCAGTGCAAAGAGGAGGACGCCCAAACCTGTGCTGTCAATGAATGTTACCGAAGAGAGATCGATAACCATGGTTTTCGTCTCTTCAAGATGTCCTTCCAACGCAGCTTTGAACTCTTTCGCGTTTGCTGCGGTGAGTGTGGTGATTTCCGGTATCAGCACTAAGGCCTGTGGTTCCTGGATAGTTTGCATAGAGATTCCTCCGTTCTGTATCAGCTTGTTGTCTTCCTGTATCATAAGCCAGATTAGCGAAAACATACAGACCTAACTATTTGCTTTCTTGGGAAACTCACTCTATAGTTGTGCTATGGGTTTGAGACGAATCGCACTTACCGTTATCCTGCTGGTATCTGTCCCTGTTCTGTTGTGTGCAATGCCATCAATTGAACGGCTCTTCTCTGTAAGAGATCATAAGGAATTACAGGAGGTAGCATTATCGGTACATATGGCAACCAGCCAGATATTGGTAGTCAGTTTTACCGATTCCTATCACCCTGAGTCTCTCCCATCTAATCCACTCGATTCAGTCCCCTCTGATTGGCTCATCAATGGCCAGCATCCAATTGCTGTCTACCATGCTGCTCGGTCGGTGAATGAACTTCCCAAACAGGGCAATACCTATCCCGTTGAGGTTGGTTACTCCCTCTACCTTGAGCTTGACGAACCATTGGAGAATCACAAACGGTATGAGCTAGAAAGTCCGTTTGGCTCTCACTCCTTCGTGTTTGATGATAACGTCATATTCAATGAGTCGATCAAGGTGAATCAGGTTGGCTACCATCCTGATAGCACTGTCCGCTATGCTAATCTGGGGGTGTTCCTGGGCGATGGTGGATCAACAAAAGTGAATGCGGACCTCCCTTATTCGGTGATAACGGAGGATGGAACGATAGTCTACTCCGGCACTGTCCAGTACCGTGGAGACGACACGATCACGAATGAGGATACCATCAGTTCTGGCGAGTACGTCTATCGCCTGGATCTCTCAGAGGTCGAAAGTGGAGGTCCTTATCGTATTCATATTGCTCAGTGGGGTGTTTCGCATCCATTTTCCATCTCCTATGAAGCAGTTGACCAGATAGCAACCACCGCACTGAGGGGATTGTATCACCAACGTTGTGGTACAGCGCTCGAGTTGCCGTATACTCCCTATGAACGTGATGCCTGCCACACTGAGGTAGCTCTCACCAAGACTGAATGGGGGCAATCGACTTTCATTGATGTTCCCAAAGGCACTCCTATGATCTTGATCACAGGAGGACACCATGATGCAGGGGACTTTGACAGGAGGCCTTACCATACTCTGGTCCCGATCATGTTGCTCAGCTACCTGGAAGCTTTTCCTACTCACTTCCCTGATGGTCAGGCATCCATCCCTGAGTCGGGAAATGGGTTGCCTGATTTTCTGGATGAAGCCCTTTGGGCGATCCAGGGTTGGGAAGCCCTGCAGATAACCGATCCGATGGATCCTGATTATGGGATGGTCATGGCAGGGACTGAGACATCCTCCCATCCTGAGTATGGTCTTGTCCAGGCCGATACCGATAGGCTCTCCTATGGTACCTTTGCAGTGGATGAACAAGTCTCTGCATTCACCGCTGGTATGATGGCCCACGCTTCACGCCTGTTGCTGGAATATGGAGAAGTCTGGAAAGCTCGCTCTGCTCAGTTGTACGAACGTGCTTTGCTCGCATGGAACGCCCTTGAAGCAACAGAGCCCACCACCTCAACCATGTATGCTGCCCTCCAGCTCTACCTGACCAGCTCCACAATAGGTGAAAACCATAATGCCAATGTATTCCACCAGCGTTTCCGCCAAGAAGCAGAGGCCCTGCTTATCGAGGATGGGTACTGGCCGGAGCAATACCGGCCTGGCAATAT
This sequence is a window from uncultured Sphaerochaeta sp.. Protein-coding genes within it:
- a CDS encoding STAS domain-containing protein, which gives rise to MQTIQEPQALVLIPEITTLTAANAKEFKAALEGHLEETKTMVIDLSSVTFIDSTGLGVLLFALKRLNQKEGELKLCNVTKPVRVLFELVRLHQIMEVYNSREEALASFSS
- a CDS encoding alkaline phosphatase family protein, with amino-acid sequence MKKKSVSICVFIDAFGWDLMKTHPFLDDVLTHKQPLDTIFGYSSTCDPTILTGLLPRDHGHFSFFAYDPEHSPFRRCLFIQLMRLVPKSLSSRGRVRNIASRILRRRLGYTGYFNIYNMPFKLLPSFDYTEKKDLYQRGGINSGSDTIMDYARDNRLDFFLSDWKASETENLTALTQSLTDPKRNVQFAYLYMASMDAILHQWGTQAKPVEEKIKWYEEQLRTLLATAHEQYEEVRVHLFSDHGMTDIESTCDLMPYIENTGLVFGKDYAAVYDSTMARFWYLKPHAEEIIREALKSLDCGAFLSQETMNRYGIDFPDNRYGDDFYLLNPGVLLVPSHMGERPLKGMHGYAIEHHASVASYASNVQVEQKPKRLDGLYAIMKGEIDRCLKQEQSR
- a CDS encoding glycoside hydrolase family 9 protein, with product MGLRRIALTVILLVSVPVLLCAMPSIERLFSVRDHKELQEVALSVHMATSQILVVSFTDSYHPESLPSNPLDSVPSDWLINGQHPIAVYHAARSVNELPKQGNTYPVEVGYSLYLELDEPLENHKRYELESPFGSHSFVFDDNVIFNESIKVNQVGYHPDSTVRYANLGVFLGDGGSTKVNADLPYSVITEDGTIVYSGTVQYRGDDTITNEDTISSGEYVYRLDLSEVESGGPYRIHIAQWGVSHPFSISYEAVDQIATTALRGLYHQRCGTALELPYTPYERDACHTEVALTKTEWGQSTFIDVPKGTPMILITGGHHDAGDFDRRPYHTLVPIMLLSYLEAFPTHFPDGQASIPESGNGLPDFLDEALWAIQGWEALQITDPMDPDYGMVMAGTETSSHPEYGLVQADTDRLSYGTFAVDEQVSAFTAGMMAHASRLLLEYGEVWKARSAQLYERALLAWNALEATEPTTSTMYAALQLYLTSSTIGENHNANVFHQRFRQEAEALLIEDGYWPEQYRPGNITATCHTFHFSSYLLTDQMVDEELATALEDLIFHQAEKGGYMGFDMDTALYPLGVSKSYGWGAATAQGRYADVHAFAYRLAETEEEREKQFAILTQYADYALGLNPLGVSFVTGLGSVQPNSPLHLDSWPAIEKGLPPVPGLVLYGPTSWRSGAAYQLAVSDTLYPGWEEQPQQRRWADGWSLVNNNEFTIWETMVWNIAMYGAMNTNPVNGR
- a CDS encoding glycosyltransferase translates to MSEARAIPVVIRSHNDLHYLKDTLAMVFKQSLAVTVHVFDNDSSDGTQDYLASQNVTVHRVPAGTYIPGDVLNRAMQAVDPSQPFVVFLNSDCTPLDEHWLECLLAGFSENVAAVFGRQVPRPDCKPLFAKDTEDTFGDGERQKTWKHCFSMASSAIRRSVWESMPFRTDITYSEDIDWTWRARQEGWIISYAKDSQVYHSHNYTPSQFYKRHQGEGRAEAHIFTWKAWERSFLRYSLLPFLRQIKSDYVYAIRKGHPSLLVRSPILRFSQLRGRRKGFLQGLKEIIHEQ